CTCAGTGCCCTCCTCAGCTGGCACTGGCTCGGCAGGAGCTTGATCATCCTAGCCTTGCTTGGCCTCTATTTCAGTGCCACACCGATTGGCGCCCGCCTCCTGCTGCAGCCACTGGAAGATCAATATCCGCCGCTGCTACAACCGATGCTGGGCGGCGACGCACCGCAAGCCATTGTCGTGCTGGGAGGGGGCGAGATCGTCGACCCTGGCCGGGCGATCCCGGAAATGGCAAATGCGCGTACTCTGATGCGCCTGCAGGCCGCCGCCGCACTCGCGCAGCAGGTGAATCTGCCCGTAGTACCCAGCGGTGGAGCGCCCCGCTTTGCGGCACCCAGCGAGGCCGCAACCATGGCCACACTGCTACGACAGAGCTTTCACATCAAAAACACCATCTGGCTCGAAGGAAAATCTTACAATACCGCTGCCAATGCGCGCGACAGTGCCGCCCTACTTCGCCAACATGGCATTCATCGTATCTATTTGGTGACGTCGGCGGTGCACATGCCCCGCGCCATGGCCTGGTTTCGCCATTACGGGCTGCAACCGGTCGCTGTGCCCTGCGATTACCGCATGGGCGCCGCCGGACCTCTGTCTTGGCAATCATGGTTGCCGCGCGCCATCTATGAGGAAATCAGTAGCGAGGCCATGCATGAGTATGCAGGCCTGCTCTGGTATCAATGGCGAACAAGCGGGTTCAACTCGCTTTTTGCCCGGGCAAATAGACCTTGACGTTGATCTGATCCTTGTTGGCCTGACTTGCCAAGGGAAGCGGCGGTGGCACTGCGGCGCCATTGGCAGAGGGCCCATAAGGCGCGTAGGCATAGGGCTTTGCCGGCAAGGCCTGCGCCAACGTTGCGTAGCTTGGCGTATCCTGACCGATGGGCAAGGCCACGGTGTTATGCTCGGCAACCATCCGGCGTACCCGAGCCCAATCGATCGCCTCATGTAGATGATGTGCAGCCATGAACGTCTTGATCGTGACCACGGCACGTTGCAAGTCGGTTGGTCCATCCTTGTGATAGGCGTGCAGCGGCTTATAGCACTGCAAATAGATCTGTCCATTGCGCATACCCACCATGTTGGGCTCATCGATGATGCGCACGCGGGTGCCTACCGGGACCATGGGGAACAGTTGCGCGACATTCTCCGGGTACATCTGAAAACAGCCCTGACTGGAGCGCATTCCGATACCCCAAGGGTGGTAGGTACCATGGATGAAAATTCCCGACAGGCCCGTTTCCATGGCCAACTCACCCATGGGATTCTCGGCTCCTGGGGGCCAATACCACGGAATGTCCGTATGAAATTTCTTCTCGAACCATGCATGGATGTTCTTGGGGACATTCCATGCCGGCATTTTGAACTTCTGGATGATGCTGGTGGTGGTCAGACTCTCCTTCCAGCCCGGCAGGAACACCCCAACCGGATAGGTGAACACCACCCCGCGACCACCGGGAAAATAATAGAGACGCCGCGCCGGAATGTTGACGATGATGCCCGTCCACGGCTGCGGCGGCAAGACGTATTCATTGGGAATGACCACCTTGCTGGCTTGTCCCGGCAGCCAGGGATTCACGCCGGGATTGGCGCCGACCTCCTGGTTGTAGCCAATATCGTAGAAGCGTCCGATATCGAGCAGGGTATCGTCGCGGTGACTGGTGACTGCCTGTAGATCGCCCACCATGTTACCGTGCTGCGGGAGCGGAAAGACCGTCGCCTGGGCCACAGCAAGAGGCGCCAGCGCGGCAAGGCCGGCAAAGAAAAGTTTTCGTAGCGTGATATGCGGCATTACAACCTCAAATTGGCGGCTGGCAGAGTCTCTGTTTTACTCTGCGCGGCCAGTTGAACCTAGTGTAACATTGCGATTTTACCGAAAAAGGAGAAAAAAGTGGAATCACCTTTTCTGCTCACCTTGCAGAGCCAGCTGCACGGTCAGACAGTCAGCCAGAAAGCCTTGCGCGACGCCTTTATCCCACTGGATCATTTTCTCGGCGATATCGCCAGTGATCTGCAGATCATCTACGACGGACCGGACGTGGGCCTCGACGCGCACCCCAATCTGCACCGCCTGCGCATCGCCGAGCATCATTGGACGGGCACGGAACACGCATGGGGCATTGCCGTATGCAGCTATGCCGGCAGCGGAGAGCCACGCAGCGAATGGCGCATCCACCGGGTTAGCCGGGAACGGTTGCCAGTCATTCTCCAGGCATTGCCAGAGTTTTTTCGCGGCTACGCTGCGTTGGCACAAAGAGAACGGCCCGGACGGGGGAGCACCCAGCGCCTAGAAGACGTCACGGCGCTATTCGCGCGTTGACAGGTAGACAAAAGCAGCTATCTATCGTCGGGAACGCAGAGCCCTGCGGAACATGCGAGAAGATCGAGTAGCGAACCATGCCCCTGCCCTTGACTAGCCTGATACTGATTGCTGCAGCCCTGGCTTTGCTGGCCATAGCTGTAATCTGGAAGGCACGGGCACGCAAACGCATCCAGCGCCAGGCGCCCTCCCCCAGCAGGCCGCAACCGACCACCGCACCGGTGCAAGCAGCGCAGCCACCAGCCGAGCAGGAAACCAGGGCCTCGCCGGCACCTTTGGCAGAAGTCGAGGAGGTCAGCATATTCGACGAGATCGAGATCTATCTCGCTTACGGCCATATCGAACAGGCAGCAACGGCCCTGCGCTGGCATCT
The window above is part of the Acidithiobacillus acidisediminis genome. Proteins encoded here:
- a CDS encoding L,D-transpeptidase family protein encodes the protein MPHITLRKLFFAGLAALAPLAVAQATVFPLPQHGNMVGDLQAVTSHRDDTLLDIGRFYDIGYNQEVGANPGVNPWLPGQASKVVIPNEYVLPPQPWTGIIVNIPARRLYYFPGGRGVVFTYPVGVFLPGWKESLTTTSIIQKFKMPAWNVPKNIHAWFEKKFHTDIPWYWPPGAENPMGELAMETGLSGIFIHGTYHPWGIGMRSSQGCFQMYPENVAQLFPMVPVGTRVRIIDEPNMVGMRNGQIYLQCYKPLHAYHKDGPTDLQRAVVTIKTFMAAHHLHEAIDWARVRRMVAEHNTVALPIGQDTPSYATLAQALPAKPYAYAPYGPSANGAAVPPPLPLASQANKDQINVKVYLPGQKAS
- a CDS encoding YdcF family protein encodes the protein MPPIDLLTLGSALVQPPGLFLALAGIGALLSALLSWHWLGRSLIILALLGLYFSATPIGARLLLQPLEDQYPPLLQPMLGGDAPQAIVVLGGGEIVDPGRAIPEMANARTLMRLQAAAALAQQVNLPVVPSGGAPRFAAPSEAATMATLLRQSFHIKNTIWLEGKSYNTAANARDSAALLRQHGIHRIYLVTSAVHMPRAMAWFRHYGLQPVAVPCDYRMGAAGPLSWQSWLPRAIYEEISSEAMHEYAGLLWYQWRTSGFNSLFARANRP